The DNA region GCAGTATCTGCCCGTCCCATTACTGGTCCTGAACAACCTAAAGACTGTCGTGCTCGCAAACGAAGCCATGGGAAGGCTGCTTGGCATGACGGACGACACGCGCGACGACAACTCGTTTGTTGCCGACAAATTAAGAGGTCAATCATTGTCCCAAGTGGGTATCGACATGATCCAGGAAGGACGCCCCGTGTGGGTCGGCTGGGAAGCCTTTTTGGATTCACTCGTACTCGAGATGGGTGCGAGACAAACCtccaaggacgccgccgataTGTTCGTCCAGGGTCAAGGCGGAGAAGCGACACCAACACCCAACTCCCTGGCGCCTCCGCCATTACCAGATCACCAGCCGGGCTCGCCGGCCGTCAAAGACGCCGTTGTGGATGTCGTCATTTCTCGTAAAGAACTCGGCAAGCCTGGGTACGATTCTCGGAACCGGGCCGGGGTCTCGGAGCACCAGGTTTACGCCAAGATGATTGTGACCATTTGGGAGATTGAGGATCACCAGGTCTACTTCACCTTGACTTTCACTAGCTCTCAATCACCGCCTTCGTCATTCGTGTCGAGTCGCAAAGCTGTAGCGAAACCTGGCATTCTGGAGCAGGCCGACCGCAAAACGATATCAAACTCGAACCCGCCCTCCGTCAGCTCCAGCCACGACTCTAGTTCGCCCTCGTTCCGCGTGAGCCCTAGTGCAGTTTCCCTGTCATCGAGTCCGTTTCCTCCCATGGGACCTCCTTCGACAGCAGCACACACGAGTACGCCTTCCATACTGCAAAAAATGATCCTGATGAAGGACGCCTTGCTCGACAACACGACAATGCCTATTCTCGCCATGTGGAAGGACGGCAGCGTGACGTTTCCCAACCGAGCCGCCCGTATCCTCCTGCGGCAGGAAAGCGATTTGGGAAAGTCTTCCGACGGATTCGACCTGCTTCCTGGATGGACCATATACGACGCGGAGTTCACCAGGGAGCTGGATGTCACCGAATATCCAATATCCATCCTACTACGAACCGAGATACCCTTCAGCAACATGCGTGTAGGCATGATTGACCACGGGGGCAAGAGGAGGGTTTTCGATGCCCTAGGAGAGGCCATCCGAGATGACACAACTGGCGAGTTCTTGGCCGGAGTCGTTACCTTCCGAGATGTCACCAAAATGACGGAAGAGATTACCGAGATCAAGGAGCGGGACGAGGAGCGCTTCAAGCTGATTTGTGACACGATGCCGCAACTGGTGTGGACAACAAGGCCAGACGGCTTCCACGACTTCTTCAATACCCGGTGGTACACGTACACGGGCCTGACTCCCGAAGAATCGCTAGGCCTCGGGTGGAAACACCCCTTTCACCCCGACGATATGCCCGAAACCATCAAAAGATGGAAGCACTCACTAGCGACCGGTGACCCCTACTCAACCGAGTATCGGTGCCGCAGTAGGACTGGCGAATGGCGGTGGATGCTGGGAAGAGCACTTCCGCTGAAGAACAAAGAGACTGGCGAAATCGAAAAGTGGTTTGGAACCTGCACTGATGTGAATGAAGGCACCGAAGCGAAGCTTGCGGCTAGGAGCACCCGACAACAGTTGCTGAGTGTTCTTGCGCATTCGCAAGTCACAATCTTCACTGTCGACACCAATCTGAAGCTCACAATGCTGGAGGGTGCCTTGATTTGGGACAGCAATGGAGAAGACAGTACGTCCCCTCACTCGAGCTGGTTCGTTGGTCAAGACATGTACGAAGTCTTCAACCGTCTCAACCCTCAGCTAAAGGCTGGGGAGCGCCCAAAGTTTTTGCGACCCATCGAAGATATCCTGGCAGGGGGAAAGACCGAAGAGGTAGCAGAGCACGGCATGGACGGCCGGTGGTATCGCACGAGATTCCTGCCCATTTTCGGTAAAAAGTCCAAGGAAGGCATCACAACCAATGAGACTTGCATCGAGGGAGTCATCGGTGTCATCATGGACGTTAGTGAGCTGAAGGAGAAGGTTGAAGACCTGGAAGAGGAGTCCCGCGAGAAGAAGCAAGCGATGGCCAACGAGGCAGCCGCCAAAGAGGCGAACAGACTGAAGAGTCAGTTCCTTGCTAACGTGAGTTGATGTCCTGAAACTGCCAATGACACTACGCTGACAGCTACACAGATGTCTCACGAGATCCGGACGCCAATCACTGGTGTAATTGGTATGGCCGAGCTGCTGCGGGACATGGAGCTGGACGCCGAGCAAACTGAGTACGTCGAGAACATTCAGCGGTCGGCCAATGCCCTTTTGACCGTCATAAACGACATTCTCGACTTCTCAAAGGTTGAGTCGGGACGCCTCGATATTGAGGAAGTTCAGTTCTCACTGTCGGTCATCGTCACGGACGTGAAAAAGATGCTGAGCTTTGCTGCCGAGCGGAAGAATCTCGACTTCCGTTCAGATATCTCGGGTGAGGTCGAGAACGATCTGGTCGTTATTGGGGACCCCGGCCGCGTACGCCAGATCATTACGAACCTCTTGACCAACAGCATCAAGTTTACCAACCAGGGCTACGTGAAATTTTCGGTCcggaaggaaaaagaaacatCTGAAAGCATTGTCGTCAagttcgtcgtcgaggacagCGGCATTGGCATTGAAGAGGAGGTCCGGAAGAAGCTTTTCCAACCATTCAGTCAGGGAGACGCGTCTACAGCAAGGAAGTTTGGCGGTACTGGCTTGGGCTTGACGATTTGCAAGAACCTTCTGGAGCTCATGCACGGCGAGATGACGTTGGAGTCGACACTCGGCAGTGGAACCGTCGCGACATTCTGGGTCCCATTCAACAAACCTCAACAGCAACGCGGTGGACCATTGGTGGAAATCGGTTCCATCCCTGATAGGCTCCAGTCCGAGATGAGCGTTTCCTGCAATAGTTCCGATTTTGAGCAACTGCTCAACACGCCCCCTGCGTCGGGTGACTCTTCGCAGTTTCTCTCGGACAAGCACAAAGTTCCCTCTCGACGACTGTCCGTCCGGACGCCGCCAGCttcggacgaggagctgtTGCCACGATCTGAACGCGCCAAAATCCGAGTGCTGGTTGTCGAGGACAAGTGAGAGAACCCCGAAACGCATGCCCCATC from Colletotrichum higginsianum IMI 349063 chromosome 4, whole genome shotgun sequence includes:
- a CDS encoding Hsp90-like protein, encoding MPPPEHVITSTSNRGPGNGPIVAPLQTAILAEDPAKPASRPSSGDSGFNFDTSSRSDVGSLRSDGAPSTTSSGRFFRENFNLAATDGKRSHSASPFRISMPYITPGQLAFSAMQYLPVPLLVLNNLKTVVLANEAMGRLLGMTDDTRDDNSFVADKLRGQSLSQVGIDMIQEGRPVWVGWEAFLDSLVLEMGARQTSKDAADMFVQGQGGEATPTPNSLAPPPLPDHQPGSPAVKDAVVDVVISRKELGKPGYDSRNRAGVSEHQVYAKMIVTIWEIEDHQVYFTLTFTSSQSPPSSFVSSRKAVAKPGILEQADRKTISNSNPPSVSSSHDSSSPSFRVSPSAVSLSSSPFPPMGPPSTAAHTSTPSILQKMILMKDALLDNTTMPILAMWKDGSVTFPNRAARILLRQESDLGKSSDGFDLLPGWTIYDAEFTRELDVTEYPISILLRTEIPFSNMRVGMIDHGGKRRVFDALGEAIRDDTTGEFLAGVVTFRDVTKMTEEITEIKERDEERFKLICDTMPQLVWTTRPDGFHDFFNTRWYTYTGLTPEESLGLGWKHPFHPDDMPETIKRWKHSLATGDPYSTEYRCRSRTGEWRWMLGRALPLKNKETGEIEKWFGTCTDVNEGTEAKLAARSTRQQLLSVLAHSQVTIFTVDTNLKLTMLEGALIWDSNGEDSTSPHSSWFVGQDMYEVFNRLNPQLKAGERPKFLRPIEDILAGGKTEEVAEHGMDGRWYRTRFLPIFGKKSKEGITTNETCIEGVIGVIMDVSELKEKVEDLEEESREKKQAMANEAAAKEANRLKSQFLANMSHEIRTPITGVIGMAELLRDMELDAEQTEYVENIQRSANALLTVINDILDFSKVESGRLDIEEVQFSLSVIVTDVKKMLSFAAERKNLDFRSDISGEVENDLVVIGDPGRVRQIITNLLTNSIKFTNQGYVKFSVRKEKETSESIVVKFVVEDSGIGIEEEVRKKLFQPFSQGDASTARKFGGTGLGLTICKNLLELMHGEMTLESTLGSGTVATFWVPFNKPQQQRGGPLVEIGSIPDRLQSEMSVSCNSSDFEQLLNTPPASGDSSQFLSDKHKVPSRRLSVRTPPASDEELLPRSERAKIRVLVVEDNAINQQIATKTIMKLGFSVTATWNGKEALEYMAAARQGKHAKPDIILMDVQMPVIDGYKCTHLLRHHVPYKAYVQDIPIVAMTASAIQGDKEKCTRAGMDDYLAKPVKSKTLERMLVRWSLVKRPQAQTLQGSDSSMSDCSDTAEHCSNADIPGIAHDQPSSTTPPDSTQAAAPSSRQQDQSQEEPDRESRGDPVTPRPLTRNNSYEPSPFDSPAVGDAIKPIRRSETDELALQAQQGKLMDAAGGKKLPRRGESFQTVVAGDSLTEENVEKLEKEESNRRS